Genomic segment of Brachyhypopomus gauderio isolate BG-103 chromosome 10, BGAUD_0.2, whole genome shotgun sequence:
GGCGGACAGCAAAGCGCAGAAAAATTTCAACTTTATTAAACAGTCCCTGAGTTGAGCTGGAGTACAACATGAATGACATTATAATAGGCGCTCATGTGACCTTCTGGACCTTCTGCCTTTGGCTGCATCTGACTTGCCATAACCCCATCAGCTTGATGGATGTGAGCGGGGGCGGCGGGGTTGCAGTGGACTACAGGACCCGAAGTGCCGCCCGCACTAGCAGAACTCCGAACAGCACGGTCAGGCCGGAGTCCAGCGACATGGCGGCGTTGCGGTCCCGGTAGCTGTGCGCGTTGTGCGGGCCGTTACAGTCGTTGGTGAAGCAACACTCGAGTTTCACACCTCCGCTGCTCATGTGGGCCTTTTCACAAAAGGATGCGTAGGAACAGGATTTGATCACCGAGTCTGGAACGGAGGAAacatgtgaatgtttttattttgtgatCTAATTATCTTACATGTGAATTaattatcttataatttcagcTACGGATTAAGAAGTGTTCGTTTTTGAGAGATGACTTTTATGTGAACAATAGAGCCATATTTACACTGGGATTTTCTTttacaatttatttaggaaaatAAAATCAATCAAACAAGAATCATCATAACCATCACGCCCATCAGATAAGACGAACAGATAACCAGAAGACTGGAGACAGAACTGTGACGCTGGAAAAGTGTGCAAAATTGCTCCACCGTGTGGTCAATGTGGGAAGTGATTGTATGTAATTACATCTGCCTGGGAGATTCAGGTGATCGTGGAAGAACTGAAGGTGTGAGACGGAACCACCTTTATCAGCAGGACACTGCTTACgtttttttctgtgtgtctgtaagattgatgacatctgtgtgtgtgtgtgtgtgtgtgtgtgtgtgtgtgtgtgtgtgtgtgtgtgtgtgtgtgtgagacttacTGGGCCCTGTGATGGTGGAGCAGGCGTCTGCATGGGCGGGGCATACAGTTGACCCCTGTCGGTTACACTCCTCCTCATTGGCCGCAACACACGTATGACATTTCAGTGTCTCGCCTTTACATTCTGAACAAGACAACACAGCTGCTCTGAGATTAATATGAAGATTTAGACATGGACCAAGGCACAGTGGGTGGatgggcacgcacacacacacgtacacacgtacacacactcacactcacactcactcactcactcactcactcactcaccagtGAGCCACAGACAGGGCAAGAGCTCCCACAATAATGTTCACCTGACCACATGTGCACATTCAGACAGGTTGGATGTTTCTGTTTCTTTGCTTAATGGTAAACAACCACATTTTGACCTCAGATCAGATACAGAAATCATAAGATATTTTAACACAGTATATAATAATAGTACAGTAGTGTAGGGGTACTACAGTGGTATTATAATAATGTTAGTTAGTCTTTCCCAAGGCAAAAACTAAACATGTTGTGGCAACATTTAGCTGTTATGCAGGTCCTTAATTGAATTTCTAAAAAATTtaagttttattttttaaacccCTTGTTGATTTGAATTTCTTTAAATTCTTAATTCAAAATAATTATTCCACTATTTATTTTGTctcttgttttttatttttatctatTATATTTTTTGGCAATTCCCTTCCCAAATAATAGATCTCGGGTCGTAATAAGCATCTTTTCCTGTGGAAAGTACTTTGAATTGCTGGTGTAAATGAAAggtacaaaaaaaaacttgtctTGCCTTTTTAAAATtctgtttaaaatttaaaatctgaaaCTAAATTGAAAGTATTTATTGTTATTTAATAAAGCATAAAGCTGTTGTGGTGGACTTTGAAGCTGTTTTCAGGTGATCTCAATGTCCCTCGCCCCGCCCTGCAGACTCTGAGCCCCGCCCTGCATGCAACATTAATGATACACAGGAAGGCCCGCCTCCTTGTGTAGAAGCTTCATAGTTGATTAGTACTGCTGAGCCATGCTGAATTTCTGCATTTTTATCCTTAGTTTAAAACAGTTCCTAGGACAGTCACACAGGGTTTTCTTTAACCTAGCATCTATTTTAGTGATTTTATATGGTTCTTAGGATGGGAAGAGGTTATAGGCTGAGTGTTATTTAAAAATCACTTAGACCAGCTTTAAGCGTATTAACACATCCAGGAGGGGGGACAGCTTAGGAGATCCAAGGAGATTACAGATAATGTC
This window contains:
- the LOC143524909 gene encoding uncharacterized protein LOC143524909, with translation MRTPLALLFLLTAVLNKCKGETLKCHTCVAANEEECNRQGSTVCPAHADACSTITGPNSVIKSCSYASFCEKAHMSSGGVKLECCFTNDCNGPHNAHSYRDRNAAMSLDSGLTVLFGVLLVRAALRVL